Proteins from a genomic interval of Toxoplasma gondii ME49 chromosome Ia, whole genome shotgun sequence:
- a CDS encoding hypothetical protein (encoded by transcript TGME49_293270), with protein sequence MAHRKTGGRTERGDREHTREKERVSIRVATSGVERASETAIGVTHVHSEGSQCTLFRHWVNICLREPPSDVTYPVSRRLLYLCVTRRWSSRSDTFGEFKVLVEMRVYGVAVVVPFLQFVPLPGVEAALRVAPEAVWQKAWKRESSCAGQTLEGVGEVDRAGHSAIKATCNV encoded by the coding sequence ATGGCACATCGAAAGACCGGAGGTCGgacagaacgaggagacagagaacacacacgcgagaaagaaagagttTCTATCCGCGTCGCGACTTCGGGCGTGGAGCGAGCGTCTGAGACAGCAATCGGCGTTACGCATGTTCACTCAGAAGGGTCACAGTGTACGCTGTTTAGACACTGGGTGAACATTTGTTTGAGAGAGCCTCCGTCCGACGTGACTTACCCTGTGTCTCGTCGTCTGCTGTATCTGTGTGTGACTCGACGATGGAGCTCACGATCTGACACCTTTGGAGAATTCAAAGTTCTCGTAGAAATGAGAGTTTACGGGGTTGCTGTCGTGGTCCCGTTTCTCCAGTTCGTACCTCTCCCGGGGGTTGAGGCCGCTCTTCGTGTGGCACCCGAGGCGGTCTGGCAGAAGGCGTGGAAGCGGGAAAGTTCGTGCGCTGGACAGACACTGGAAGGTGTTGGGGAAGTTGACAGGGCCGGACACTCAGCGATTAAGGCTACATGCAACGTCTGA
- a CDS encoding ATPase/histidine kinase/DNA gyrase B/HSP90 domain-containing protein (encoded by transcript TGME49_293260), whose product MYTPCWACLKTPSSRSTLHSSSRSCASRLCDSLVVSVFRISPDFVCLMLLCLRQWEGFSSLASRAELPRFQRSPDCFPRALGGIPPPLQLCVSPPLCVDLKSACSFPTGELCVSGKVTPSLPELLFCSAARRAPLAGNLRLLGPRDPKLARSSPVSPPRRRALASLQHPTMVTSVEPLSSLPCDAGVSATPEAAEVDVSAWIRRHSQATKSVCHASRADSRFVSTPRQPFREESARGGLWSACDEVHPLRARAHFRSSCPDLLRIGSCGAAQTPPASPLWLSRKRKACGKLQISGGTAACGSDDVRFRSCASISSLCRPTWEEGVLHGFGDRSGDKLDAGPADVVDACGEGELRTVVSPPSDKKGLVRCEGDGAAALAQLEREETPATHASSVAASSFGDSASTRFSDRGDCALSPFADEVPSPSLFSEASEGGSLGPAGPLGLTARVVPLGKVLGPAGLPGQATWLLAQALFPAPPAPYLAQLLQLEDVYEAAFLAVEVLPERYLQRIHQLDALQSLVGPELYTRCSRLAAVRAIYVESCDRVTRCREEMMTQLVEEATVQREKAEAAEDDEWPPEDAFSAPLVRSSSASRGCDAGGACTQVQRSEQPQVARDPRATLRRLSEQLQAVKLLQGQVGPDLLAGMAQLVAELCRESGENTPEQIREFVDQFLHAFFSCRVAAELQREHFLTAVDGQDCGAILASHVTVEQLICRAALDAQELSLHHLGVAPPVEIFVSEPRTVDEELKAFLLAASRSEGPLSVGWTCLSSPAPRGDAPQLGTWASADQSPIASPSDSVPTSPLGESPRETGLPGTVRFPCVSSYAYSGVFELVKNAMRASVDSWTEREALEARSEVELEEERILETERAIYTWRTSRERGSGIREEGGTTWRSTSSSLSSASLAAGNAVLRGPWSLLTVGRSRRLRKLPGRQLESCEAQRDGCGGRTRVVVLEEDAPSSVKVNLVVAFGSLLIQVEDTGRGLAEDELAKIWSFAYSTAHGAGEAKGPVSTGMKHSGNQRKDEGGEQGDKGEKDDKQEKGGKEDDSDEAVPVLAGCGVGLPISRVHAQSLGGDIFIESAKGVGTCAYMCLSNLQAFRNEALKTQGRNHRELLDRLEVRPLSRAQTSSMLASTPPPVHVKARGVGSLSSAFSQLG is encoded by the exons atgtacaccccGTGTTGGGCCTGCCTCAAAACGCCGTCCAGCCGCTCGACCCTCCACTCTTCGAGCCGCTCTTGTGCGTCGCGCCTTTGTGATTCGCTCGTTGTTTCCGTGTTTCGCATCTCTCCTGACTTCGTGTGCCTGATGCTGCTTTGTCTTCGCCAGTGGGAAGGTTTTTCCTCGCTGGCCTCGCGTGCTGAACTTCCCCGTTTTCAAAGGTCCCCCGACTGCTTCCCCCGCGCTCTCGGAGGCATCCCTCCGCCGCTCCAGCTGTGtgtttctccgcctctctgtgtcgaccTCAAGTCTGCGTGCTCCTTCCCGACCGGGGAACTTTGTGTCAGTGGCAAAGTCACGCCTTCACTTCCtgagcttctcttctgctccgcGGCCCGCCGCGCCCCCCTCGCGGGCAAcctgcgccttctcggcCCTCGCGATCCGAAACTCGCACGTTCCTCGCCAGTCTCCCCACCGCGTCGCCgcgctctcgcttctctccaacaTCCAACGATGGTGACTTCCGTCGAACCGCTGTCGTCGCTGCCCTGCGAcgccggcgtctccgcgaCCCCCGAAGCAGCCGAGGTCGACGTCTCCGCGTGGATACGCCGTCACTCGCAGGCGACCAAGTCGGTGTGCCACGCGAGCCGTGCCGACAgccgtttcgtctccacgCCCCGCCAGCCGTTTCGCGAGGAGTCTGCGCGCGGAGGCCTTTGGAGCGCATGCGACGAGGTGCACCCGCTGCGGGCGAGGGCTCACTTCAGAAGCAGCTGTCCGGATCTGCTGCGAATCGGGAGCTGCGGAGCTGCTCAGACTCCGCCGGCGTCGCCGTTGTGGCTGTcgcggaaaagaaaggcTTGCGGGAAGCTCCAGATTTCGGGGGGGACCGCCGCCTGCGGCAGCGACGACGTTCGGTTCCGGTCCTGCGCGTCGATCTCGAGCCTCTGCCGCCCCACCTGGGAAGAGGGCGTCTTGCACGGCTTCGGAGACAGGTCTGGGGACAAGCTGGACGCAGGCCCCGCAGACGTCGTGGACGCATGCGGAGAGGGAGAGTTGCGGACTGTCGTTTCGCCGCCGTCCGACAAGAAAGGCCTGGTTCGCTGCGAGGGAGACGGGGCCGCGGCTCTCGCACAGCTGGAACGCGAGGAGACTCCTGCGACCCATGCGTCCTCTGTGGCGGCCTCGTCGTTCGGAGACTCAGCGTCGACGAGGTTTTCGGACCGCGGGGACTGCGCGCTCTCACCCTTTGCGGACGAAGTGCCTTCTCCGAGTCTGTTCTCCGAGGCGAGCGAGGGCGGGTCACTTGGTCCCGCAGGTCCGCTGGGCCTCACAGCTCGCGTAGTCCCTCTCGGCAAGGTGTTGGGACCGGCAGGGCTCCCGGGGCAGGCGACGTGGCTGCTCGCCCAGGCGCTCTTCCCCGCCCCGCCAGCGCCGTACCTGGCGCAGCTGTTGCAGCTGGAGGACGTGTACGAGGCGGCGTTCCTCGCTGTCGAGGTTCTGCCGGAACGGTATTTACAGCGGATCCACCAGCTGGACGCGCTTCAGAGCCTAGTGGGCCCCGAGCTGTACACGCGGTGCAGTCGCTTGGCCGCGGTTCGCGCGATCTACGTGGAGAGTTGCGACCGCGTGACGCGCTGCAGGGAGGAGATGATGACGCAGCTCGTCGAGGAAGCGACTGTTCAGCGCGAAAAGGCCGAGGCCGCGGAGGACGACGAATGGCCGCCGGAGGACGCGTTCTCTGCGCCGCTCGTGAGGTCCTCCAGTGCCTCCCGCGGTTGCGACGCGGGAGGCGCGTGCACGCAggtgcagagaagcgaacaaCCGCAAGTCGCCCGCGACCCGCGAGCGACGCTCAGACGGCTGTCGGAGCAGCTGCAAGCCGTGAAACTCCTCCAGGGGCAAGTGGGTCCAGACCTGCTGGCGGGGATGGCACAGCTGGTGGCGGAACTCTGTCGCGAGAGTGGGGAGAACACTCCAGAGCAGATTCGCGAGTTCGTGGACCAattcctgcatgcgtttttcagCTGTCGCGTCGCCGCAGAGCTCCAGCGCGAGCATTTCTTGACGGCAGTGGACGGCCAGGACTGCGGGGCGATTCTCGCTTCCCACGTCACTGTGGAGCAACTGATTTGCCGCGCGGCGCTCGACGCCCAggagctgtctctgcaccaCCTCGGCGTCGCGCCGCCTGTCGAAATCTTTGTCTCGGAGCCGCGAACGGTGGACGAGGAACTCAAggccttcctcctcgcggCCTCTCGGTCCGAGGGACCTTTGTCTGTGGGGTGGACCTGCTTGTCGTCGCCGGCGCCGCGCGGAGACGCGCCACAGCTCGGCACCTGGGCCTCTGCGGACCAGAGCCCCATCGCCTCGCCCTCGGACTCGGTGCCAACGTCGCCCCTCGGGGAGTCTCCGCGGGAGACCGGCCTCCCCGGCACCGTCCGGTTCCCCTGCGTTTCGTCCTACGCGTACAGCGGAGTCTTTGAGCTCGTCAAAAACGCGATGCGCGCCTCCGTCGACTCGTGGACCGAAAGAGAGGCTCTGGAAGCGCGCAGCGAAGTGGagctggaagaagagcggatTCTGGAGACCGAGCGAGCGATTTACACGTGGCGAACGTCGCGAGAGCGGGGCTCAGGCATCCGAGAAGAGGGCGGCACTACATGGCGGAGCACCTCGAGCTCGCTTTCCAGTGCCTCCCTCGCGGCGGGCAATGCCGTCCTGAGAGGCCCGTGGAGCCTTCTGACTGTAGGACGCTCGCGGCGCCTGCGGAAGCTGCCGGGCCGCCAGCTGGAGAGCTGCGAGGCTCAACGCGACGGCTGTGGAGGTCGCACGCGCGTCGTCGTGTTGGAGGAAGACGCTCCGTCGTCGGTGAAGGTGAACTTGGTGGTGGCTTTTGGAAGTCTCCTGATCCAAGTCGAAGACACTGGCCGCGGCCTCGCCGAAGACGAACTGGCGAAGATCTGGTCCTTTGCGTACTCTACGGCCCATGGAGCTGGCGAGGCGAAAGGACCCGTCTCAACAGGGATGAAACACTCTGGAAATcaaaggaaagacgaaggtggagaacaaggagacaaaggagaaaaggacgacaaacaagaaaaaggaggaaaagaagacgactcGGACGAAGCTGTTCCAGTCCTCGCCGGATGCGGGGTCGGCCTGCCAATAAGTCGAGTCCATGCTCAGAGTCTGGGCGGCGACATTTTCATTGAATCCGCCAAAGG AGTGGGCACCTGCGCGTACATGTGCTTGTCGAACTTGCAAGCATTCCGGAATGAAGCCTTGAAGACGCAGGGGAGAAACCACCGCGAGTTGCTGGACCGTCTGGAGGTtcggcctctctcgcgcgcccAGACGTCCTCGATGCTTGCATCCACTCCGCCGCCAGTGCATGTGAAGGCACGCGGCGTCGGGTCGCTTTCCTCGGCGTTTTCGCAGCTCGGCTAG